One Cucurbita pepo subsp. pepo cultivar mu-cu-16 chromosome LG11, ASM280686v2, whole genome shotgun sequence DNA window includes the following coding sequences:
- the LOC111804964 gene encoding E3 ubiquitin-protein ligase ATL6-like, whose translation MASFTAVHAALFFLLSVSVSAQSQFSPDPRSDPYQYRLSGSMAVIIVILIAALFFVAFFSVYLRHCNDSQSNSVRPVTAAARSRRAARGLDPAVIETFPTLIYSDVKQHKIGKSTLECAVCLNEFEDDETLRLIPKCDHVFHPECIDAWLASHTTCPVCRANLSPQLTESVHRVEDSAAVVDSDENRGDIEAQNNDVVSETNPTAAPPPIQIPVESELNTTTAANKSLNRNRTRGSRSNRLRWLFPRSHSTGHSLVQPGEDTERFTLRLPLEIRKQVVNRKLNRATSMVILARQSSSMRGYRFGSGEGSSRGKYYRRLERLDRTSKSDRWVLSITPPFFTRMSSMKTPRGGSIHGEPGLGRELGQGSSTAESSRLPV comes from the coding sequence ATGGCCTCTTTCACCGCCGTCCACGCCgccctcttcttcctcctctccgTCTCCGTCTCCGCCCAATCCCAATTCTCCCCTGACCCCAGATCCGACCCCTACCAGTATCGCCTCAGCGGTTCCATGGCTGTCATCATCGTAATCCTCATCGCCGCTCTCTTCTTCGTCGCTTTCTTCTCCGTTTACTTACGTCACTGCAACGATTCCCAATCCAACTCCGTCCGCCCTGTCACCGCCGCTGCTCGGTCCCGTCGCGCCGCTCGTGGTCTCGATCCGGCCGTGATTGAAACATTCCCGACGCTAATTTACTCCGATGTGAAACAGCATAAAATCGGTAAGAGTACCCTAGAATGCGCCGTTTGCTTGAATGAATTCGAAGATGATGAAACGCTGCGTTTAATCCCTAAATGTGACCATGTGTTTCATCCTGAGTGTATTGATGCTTGGTTGGCTTCTCATACTACTTGCCCTGTTTGTCGCGCTAATTTATCGCCTCAACTCACTGAGTCCGTCCACCGAGTTGAAGATTCCGCCGCCGTAGTCGACTCGGATGAGAACAGAGGAGATATTGAAGCGCAGAACAACGACGTCGTTTCTGAAACTAATCCAACTGCGGCTCCACCGCCGATTCAAATACCAGTTGAATCGGAGTTGAATACGACGACGGCGGCTAACAAGTCGTTGAATCGTAACCGTACACGTGGATCCCGCTCCAATAGATTGCGGTGGTTATTCCCCCGGTCTCACTCAACTGGCCACTCCTTGGTTCAGCCCGGGGAGGACACCGAGCGGTTTACTCTCCGGTTGCCACTTGAAATAAGGAAGCAAGTAGTGAACCGGAAACTGAACCGGGCGACGAGTATGGTAATTCTGGCAAGGCAAAGCAGCTCAATGAGAGGATACCGGTTCGGTTCAGGCGAAGGGAGTAGTCGAGGGAAGTATTACCGAAGACTTGAACGGTTGGACCGGACATCGAAGTCAGACCGGTGGGTGTTGTCAATTACACCGCCGTTTTTTACTCGTATGTCATCGATGAAGACTCCCCGGGGAGGGAGTATCCATGGTGAACCGGGTTTGGGTCGAGAACTTGGACAAGGAAGTTCCACGGCCGAGTCGAGTAGGCTTCCGGTCTGa
- the LOC111805149 gene encoding signal peptidase complex subunit 3B, giving the protein MHSFGYRANALLTFAATILAVICAIASFSDTLNSPSPTAQVQVLSINWFQSQPNGNDEVSMTLNISADLQSLFTWNTKQVFVFLAAEYETPANSLNQISLWDGIIPSKEIAKFQIHTSNKYRFVDQGSNLRGKEFNLTLHWHVMPKTGKMFADKLVMSGYHLPKEYR; this is encoded by the exons ATGCATTCATTTGGGTACAGAGCCAACGCTTTGCTGACCTTTGCGGCCACAATACTCGCCGTCATTTGTGCTATAGCTTCCTTCTCCGATACCCTCAATTCGCCTTCACCCACAGCACAAGTTCAG GTTTTGAGCATCAACTGGTTTCAAAGCCAACCCAATGGAAACGATGAG GTTAGCATGACTTTGAACATATCAGCTGACTTGCAGTCATTATTTACATGGAATACAAAGCAG GTTTTTGTGTTTCTTGCTGCTGAATATGAAACCCCAGCAAACTCCTTGAATCAG ATCTCACTTTGGGACGGTATCATACCTTCCAAAGAGATAGCCAAATTTCAGATCCATACTTCAAACAAGTATCGTTTCGTTGATCAG GGAAGCAATCTGAGAGGCAAAGAGTTTAACTTGACATTGCATTGGCATGTGATGCCAAAGACAGGCAAGATGTTTGCAGACAAATTGGTGATGTCTGGATACCACTTGCCAAAGGAATATAGATGA
- the LOC111805148 gene encoding alpha-crystallin domain-containing protein 22.3-like isoform X3, translating into MPYIGPPLPHSYVPSSPRVEDPEAIVKVGPAMVYCPLTTSKKWDHIVSASKTGVSLTGTAAMGQVGPVIGRVDIGENENSYFFRVSLPGVARDQTDSFSCDMEPDGNVKIKGVTTTGESIVCKNSQVFRMQSKNLCPPGHFSITFQLPGPVNNLQFSGAFGADGILEGTVPKR; encoded by the exons ATGCCATATATTGGTCCACCTCTACCACACAGCTACGTTCCTTCTTCTCCACGAGTTGAAGATCCGGAGGCTATAGTGAAGGTTGGACCTGCTATGGTATATTGTCCTCTCACGACCAGTAAAAAATGGGATCATATTGTATCTGCCTCCAAAACTGGGGTCTCCCTCACTGGGACTGCAGCCATGGGACAAGTTGGTCCAGTCATTGGACGTGTGGACATTGGCGAGAACGAGAATTCGTACTTCTTCCGTGTTTCTCTTCCAGGGGTGGCTAGAGATCAAA CAGACAGCTTCAGTTGTGACATGGAGCCGGATGGGAATGTCAAAATAAAAGGAGTAACAACAACAGGGGAGAGCATAGTATGTAAGAATTCACAAGTATTTCGGATGCAATCTAAAAATCTATGCCCACCAGGTCATTTCTCTATCACTTTCCAGCTACCGGGTCCTGTCAATAACCTACAATTTTCAGGTGCTTTTGGTGCTGATGGGATTTTAGAAGGCACTGTACCTAAAAGGTGA
- the LOC111805148 gene encoding alpha-crystallin domain-containing protein 22.3-like isoform X1, translated as MTSPARVEETRKNEAESLNIRHRILNVAPINSMPYIGPPLPHSYVPSSPRVEDPEAIVKVGPAMVYCPLTTSKKWDHIVSASKTGVSLTGTAAMGQVGPVIGRVDIGENENSYFFRVSLPGVARDQTDSFSCDMEPDGNVKIKGVTTTGESIVCKNSQVFRMQSKNLCPPGHFSITFQLPGPVNNLQFSGAFGADGILEGTVPKR; from the exons ATGACTTCTCCGGCTAG GGTTgaggaaacaagaaaaaatgaggCAGAATCATTAAATATTCGACACCGCATACTCAATGTGGCTCCCATCAATAGCATGCCATATATTGGTCCACCTCTACCACACAGCTACGTTCCTTCTTCTCCACGAGTTGAAGATCCGGAGGCTATAGTGAAGGTTGGACCTGCTATGGTATATTGTCCTCTCACGACCAGTAAAAAATGGGATCATATTGTATCTGCCTCCAAAACTGGGGTCTCCCTCACTGGGACTGCAGCCATGGGACAAGTTGGTCCAGTCATTGGACGTGTGGACATTGGCGAGAACGAGAATTCGTACTTCTTCCGTGTTTCTCTTCCAGGGGTGGCTAGAGATCAAA CAGACAGCTTCAGTTGTGACATGGAGCCGGATGGGAATGTCAAAATAAAAGGAGTAACAACAACAGGGGAGAGCATAGTATGTAAGAATTCACAAGTATTTCGGATGCAATCTAAAAATCTATGCCCACCAGGTCATTTCTCTATCACTTTCCAGCTACCGGGTCCTGTCAATAACCTACAATTTTCAGGTGCTTTTGGTGCTGATGGGATTTTAGAAGGCACTGTACCTAAAAGGTGA
- the LOC111805148 gene encoding alpha-crystallin domain-containing protein 22.3-like isoform X2 has translation MTSPARVEETRKNEAESLNIRHRILNVAPINSMPYIGPPLPHSYVPSSPRVEDPEAIVKVGPAMVYCPLTTSKKWDHIVSASKTGVSLTGTAAMGQVGPVIGRVDIGENENSYFFRVSLPGVARDQNSFSCDMEPDGNVKIKGVTTTGESIVCKNSQVFRMQSKNLCPPGHFSITFQLPGPVNNLQFSGAFGADGILEGTVPKR, from the exons ATGACTTCTCCGGCTAG GGTTgaggaaacaagaaaaaatgaggCAGAATCATTAAATATTCGACACCGCATACTCAATGTGGCTCCCATCAATAGCATGCCATATATTGGTCCACCTCTACCACACAGCTACGTTCCTTCTTCTCCACGAGTTGAAGATCCGGAGGCTATAGTGAAGGTTGGACCTGCTATGGTATATTGTCCTCTCACGACCAGTAAAAAATGGGATCATATTGTATCTGCCTCCAAAACTGGGGTCTCCCTCACTGGGACTGCAGCCATGGGACAAGTTGGTCCAGTCATTGGACGTGTGGACATTGGCGAGAACGAGAATTCGTACTTCTTCCGTGTTTCTCTTCCAGGGGTGGCTAGAGATCAAA ACAGCTTCAGTTGTGACATGGAGCCGGATGGGAATGTCAAAATAAAAGGAGTAACAACAACAGGGGAGAGCATAGTATGTAAGAATTCACAAGTATTTCGGATGCAATCTAAAAATCTATGCCCACCAGGTCATTTCTCTATCACTTTCCAGCTACCGGGTCCTGTCAATAACCTACAATTTTCAGGTGCTTTTGGTGCTGATGGGATTTTAGAAGGCACTGTACCTAAAAGGTGA